One Mycobacteroides abscessus ATCC 19977 genomic window carries:
- a CDS encoding DoxX family protein: MASSSTPSSVAKLDGATPIVLSLFRIVFGLLFTIHGTAILFRWPDLASMPPVESWSLGWWAGAIEFLTGVAILFGAGTRIAAFIASGTMAFAYFTQHQPEGLLPIENNGELAALFCWGFLLLVFTGGGSLSIDAALKKKS; encoded by the coding sequence ATGGCATCCTCCAGCACGCCCAGCTCGGTCGCCAAGCTCGACGGCGCCACCCCCATTGTCCTGTCACTGTTCCGTATCGTCTTCGGGTTACTGTTCACGATCCATGGCACGGCGATCCTGTTCCGCTGGCCCGACCTGGCTTCGATGCCCCCTGTCGAGTCATGGTCACTGGGCTGGTGGGCCGGCGCCATCGAATTCCTCACCGGCGTCGCGATTCTGTTCGGCGCAGGCACCCGGATAGCGGCGTTCATCGCCTCGGGCACCATGGCGTTCGCCTACTTCACTCAGCATCAGCCGGAAGGCCTGCTGCCCATTGAGAACAATGGCGAATTGGCCGCCCTGTTCTGCTGGGGCTTTCTCCTGTTGGTTTTCACCGGCGGCGGATCGCTGTCGATCGACGCGGCACTCAAGAAGAAGAGTTAG
- a CDS encoding endonuclease/exonuclease/phosphatase family protein codes for MGALGWLLAVVAILAIASRWVRSSWSPLIGLTAGFPPTCLLAILGLVFFLVVRQWWGVLTAVVVIALQALAIAPMYLPDSAAEGTTVTVLQANLRVGAGDAGAVVAAIREHDVGVVTINELTPEARAKLVAAGIDSALPYSYTIAEPMALGTGIWSRYPLTPVHQDDQGFAMRQIWAEAEIPGAGPIMLVAAHTRPPEKDMSSPGWLTELDTMGRQLHALRADVKVIVGGDFNATYDHFAFRQILTGGFADAVDQAGGGWLPTWREGHWYTRLIGIDHVLTRGATATSVSTEEIYGTDHRALIATVVVPNSSS; via the coding sequence GTGGGGGCGTTGGGTTGGCTGCTGGCCGTCGTGGCCATCCTGGCCATCGCTTCGCGTTGGGTGCGGTCCAGCTGGTCGCCCCTGATCGGGCTCACCGCCGGCTTTCCGCCCACCTGCCTATTGGCGATCCTGGGGCTGGTGTTCTTCCTGGTGGTCCGGCAGTGGTGGGGCGTGCTCACCGCGGTGGTGGTGATCGCGTTGCAGGCCCTCGCCATCGCGCCGATGTACTTGCCCGACAGCGCCGCCGAGGGAACCACCGTCACCGTGCTGCAGGCCAACCTGCGCGTCGGTGCCGGCGATGCCGGGGCAGTGGTGGCCGCGATCCGTGAACACGATGTGGGTGTGGTGACCATTAACGAGCTCACACCCGAGGCGCGGGCCAAACTTGTTGCCGCGGGTATCGATTCGGCGCTCCCGTATTCGTACACCATCGCCGAACCGATGGCGCTGGGCACCGGGATCTGGAGTCGATATCCGCTGACCCCGGTACATCAGGACGACCAGGGATTCGCTATGCGACAGATCTGGGCGGAGGCCGAAATTCCCGGCGCGGGACCGATCATGCTGGTCGCGGCGCACACCCGCCCCCCGGAGAAGGACATGAGCTCACCGGGCTGGCTCACCGAGTTGGATACCATGGGACGACAGCTGCATGCGCTGCGTGCCGATGTCAAAGTCATTGTCGGCGGAGACTTTAACGCCACCTACGACCACTTCGCGTTCCGGCAGATCCTTACCGGTGGTTTCGCCGATGCCGTGGACCAAGCCGGCGGCGGTTGGCTACCGACCTGGCGTGAAGGCCACTGGTACACCAGGCTGATCGGGATCGACCACGTGCTGACCCGCGGCGCGACCGCGACGTCGGTGAGCACCGAGGAGATCTATGGCACCGACCACCGGGCGCTCATCGCCACGGTGGTCGTGCCTAACTCTTCTTCTTGA